One Primulina huaijiensis isolate GDHJ02 chromosome 5, ASM1229523v2, whole genome shotgun sequence DNA segment encodes these proteins:
- the LOC140977534 gene encoding uncharacterized protein isoform X2: MPQGDHIELHRKRHGYRHDHFERKRKKEAREVHKRSEIAQKALGIKGKIIAKKRYAEKALMKKTLAMHEESSVRRKVDDNVHEGAIPAYLLDRDETTRAKVLSNTIKQKRKEKAGKWEVPLPKVRPVAEDEMFRVVRSGKRKTKQWKRMITKATFVGPSFTRKPPKYERFIRPSGLRFTKAHVTHPELKCTFNLEIIGVKKNPNGPMYTSLGVMTKGSIIEVNVSELGLVTPAGKVVWGKYAQVTNNPENDGCINAVLLV; this comes from the exons ATG CCGCAAGGTGATCATATAGAGCTTCACAGGAAAAGGCATGGCTACCGCCATGACCATTTTGAGCGGAAACGCAAGAAGGAAGCGCGAGAAGTTCATAAACGATCGGAAATTGCTCAGAAG GCGTTGGGTATCAAGGGTAAGATTATTGCGAAGAAGCGGTATGCCGAGAAGGCGCTGATGAAGAAAAC ATTGGCTATGCATGAAGAATCATCAGTCCGGCGCAAGGTTGATGACAATGTCCATGAAGGTGCCATCCCTGCTTATCTTCTTGATCGTGACGAGACAACAAGGGCTAAG GTTCTTAGCAACACCATAAAACAAAAGAGGAAAGAGAAAGCCGGGAAGTGGGAGGTGCCTCTACCAAAG GTCAGACCTGTCGCTGAAGATGAGATGTTCAGGGTTGTCAGATCTGGCAAACGGAAGA CTAAGCAGTGGAAGAGGATGATAACAAAAGCAACGTTCGTTGGACCAAGTTTTACTAGGAAACCTCCAAAATATGAGCGTTTCATTCGACCATCTGGGTTACGTTTTACAAAAGCCCATGTGACTCACCCGGAACTTAAATGTACCTTTAATTTAGAGATTATCGGTGTAAAGAAAAACCCAAATGGCCCCATGTATACTTCTCTCGGTGTTATGACCAAAGGGAGCATAATTGAG GTGAATGTTAGTGAACTCGGTCTTGTCACTCCTGCTGGTAAAGTTGTTTGGG GGAAATATGCTCAAGTCACAAATAATCCTGAAAACGATGGTTGTATCAATGCTGTTTTGCTTGTGTAG
- the LOC140977534 gene encoding uncharacterized protein isoform X1, with the protein MPQGDHIELHRKRHGYRHDHFERKRKKEAREVHKRSEISQKALGIKGKIIAKKRYAEKALMKKTLAMHEESSVRRKVDDNVHEGAIPAYLLDRDETTRAKVLSNTIKQKRKEKAGKWEVPLPKVRPVAEDEMFRVVRSGKRKTKQWKRMITKATFVGPSFTRKPPKYERFIRPSGLRFTKAHVTHPELKCTFNLEIIGVKKNPNGPMYTSLGVMTKGSIIEVNVSELGLVTPAGKVVWGKYAQVTNNPENDGCINAVLLV; encoded by the exons ATG CCGCAAGGAGATCATATAGAGCTTCACAGGAAAAGGCATGGCTACCGCCATGACCATTTTGAGCGGAAACGCAAGAAGGAGGCGCGAGAAGTTCATAAACGATCGGAAATTTCTCAGAAG GCGTTGGGTATCAAGGGTAAGATTATTGCGAAGAAGCGGTATGCCGAGAAGGCGCTGATGAAGAAAAC ATTGGCTATGCATGAAGAATCATCAGTCCGGCGCAAGGTTGATGACAATGTCCATGAAGGTGCCATCCCTGCTTATCTTCTTGATCGTGACGAGACAACAAGGGCTAAG GTTCTTAGCAACACCATAAAACAAAAGAGGAAAGAGAAAGCCGGGAAGTGGGAGGTGCCTCTACCAAAG GTCAGACCTGTCGCTGAAGATGAGATGTTCAGGGTTGTCAGATCTGGCAAACGGAAGA CTAAGCAGTGGAAGAGGATGATAACAAAAGCAACGTTCGTTGGACCAAGTTTTACTAGGAAACCTCCAAAATATGAGCGTTTCATTCGACCATCTGGGTTACGTTTTACAAAAGCCCATGTGACTCACCCGGAACTTAAATGTACCTTTAATTTAGAGATTATCGGTGTAAAGAAAAACCCAAATGGCCCCATGTATACTTCTCTCGGTGTTATGACCAAAGGGAGCATAATTGAG GTGAATGTTAGTGAACTCGGTCTTGTCACTCCTGCTGGTAAAGTTGTTTGGG GGAAATATGCTCAAGTCACAAATAATCCTGAAAACGATGGTTGTATCAATGCTGTTTTGCTTGTGTAG
- the LOC140977683 gene encoding LOW QUALITY PROTEIN: glutamyl-tRNA reductase-binding protein, chloroplastic (The sequence of the model RefSeq protein was modified relative to this genomic sequence to represent the inferred CDS: inserted 5 bases in 4 codons; deleted 1 base in 1 codon), protein HHFPISTTPKRSNFGTSIPKISQISIPNASTHPVYLLYCFSSLFPVTHFPFPLVSLTKPRNRVLFKPLKVDRLAARKPLKCSVSVVSXLESTKGQRPIPAEVSRTXLSTAGTLSKVTPVGWPLCFGVRFAVDGNGTPVLCLNDFXERFSIDRCSLHVQLEQSGVRTPQCTIQGNLKKPGDRKALRKLYSAWKKRFNGEVDESYIYAINDERVLQMEDFPEDGMWATSLEYSSADHPDPLRDCATKIVDEINTNNLEDVYRFSNVFVDLDFQVLDSKMVWIDRLGLDVRLTSVQKDVYEVRIPFPREVADEKGAKSSFNGMSQFAWEVXKNFHVPEFNKVKHLKKISNTAILVE, encoded by the exons CATCATTTTCCAATATCTACCACCCCCAAACGGTCAAATTTCGGTACATCAATTCCAAAAATTTCCCAAATTTCAATCCCAAATGCTTCCACACATCCAGTGTATCTCCTCTACTGTTTCTCTTCACTTTTCCCGGTAACCCATTTTCCCTTTCCTCTTGTTTCGCTTACTAAACCCAGAAACAGAGTTCTCTTTAAGCCATTGAAAGTTGATAGATTAGCTGCCCGTAAGCCTTTAAAATGCTCGGTTTCAGTGGTCT ACTTGGAGTCAACCAAAGGCCAGAGGCCTATTCCGGCTGAGGTTTCTAGAAC ATTATCCACTGCGGGGACTCTGTCAAAGGTGACGCCAGTGGGTTGGCCTTTGTGTTTTGGCGTTCGCTTTGCTGTTGATGGGAATGGAACTCCGGTTCTGTGCTTGAATGATT GGGAAAGATTTTCTATTGATAGATGTAGTCTTCATGTTCAG TTAGAGCAATCTGGGGTCCGGACGCCGCAGTGCACGATTCAAGGGAACCTTAAAAAACCTGGAGATAGGAAGGCTCTTCGG AAACTCTATTCAGCATGGAAAAAACGATTTAATGGGGAAGTAGATGAAAGCTACATCTATGCAATTAATGATGAGCGTGTGCTTCAGATGGAAGATTTTCCTGAG GATGGTATGTGGGCAACGTCTCTGGAATATTCATCAGCAGAC CACCCGGATCCTCTTCGAGATTGTGCAACAAAGATCGTAGATGAGATAAATACCAACAACTTAGAAGATGTTTATCGTTTTAGCAACGTTTTTGTGGATTTGGATTTCCAG GTGTTAGATTCCAAAATGGTGTGGATTGATCGTCTAGGATTGGATGTGCGCCTGACATCGGTTCAAAAGGATGTATACGAGGTTCGAATTCCTTTCCCTAGAGAAGTGGCTGACGAAAAGGGTGCAAAATCTTCTTTCAATGGCATGTCTCAGTTTGCTTGGGAGG GAAAAAATTTCCATGTCCCTGAGTTCAATAAAGTGAAGCATCTGAAGAAGATCTCAAACACTGCCATATTAGTTGAATGA